From Odontesthes bonariensis isolate fOdoBon6 chromosome 21, fOdoBon6.hap1, whole genome shotgun sequence, a single genomic window includes:
- the LOC142371461 gene encoding 5-hydroxytryptamine receptor 3A-like isoform X2, with protein sequence MAALRTLAFLAFVGVSGSLTQDCSYHSLLKHFNLTTSNEVIEMVRPVRNWTSTTLIQLDMLLFGILDVDEKFQTVTNYVWIQMKWTNEFLRWNSSEFCGIDSLTLPRSKLWIPDVAIQQDASDTGSIQEDPLVRLNPSGLVLAGKRQRLTYTCQLNLSLFPFDVQHCNITFSTLSSDGRFVKLTTFSNDAVLTSVSMKILMTQGEWKLQSMKVLKQNLTNEQTFSSNLVYMVTLERKPMLFVVNLIMPLFFLLVLDLASFFISEARGEKLGFKVTVLLSVSVLLLILQEILPSTEDDLPAIAQYFVGVFTMMWMSTLETMAVSFIMDLDGCCGKKAQSSVDANVDIQLEEHVADEDKDVGKTEESRLPSDPPDDCDLLKLILDKVKAVRQEAEHQDKDKTKPGRFRKLAKIIDTVFFVLYILVIATFLMYMYMLWRNLF encoded by the exons ATGGCAGCTCTGAGGACTCTCGCTTTTCTTGCTTTCGTTG gtgtTTCCGGCAGTCTCACCCAAGACTGCTCATACCACAGCCTGCTGAAACACTTCAACCTGACCACGTCGAATGAGGTCATAGAAATGGTGCGACCGGTGAGAAACTGGACGAGCACCACGCTCATCCAGCTGGACATGCTGCTCTTTGGTATTTTAGACGTG GATGAGAAATTTCAAACTGTCACCAATTACGTCTGGATTCAGATG AAATGGACAAATGAATTCCTAAGGTGGAATTCTTCTGAGTTTTGTGGGATAGACTCGCTGACGCTTCCGAGATCCAAGCTCTGGATCCCGGACGTAGCTATTCAGCAAGA TGCCTCTGATACTGGGAGTATTCAGGAGGATCCACTGGTCAGGTTGAATCCCAGCGGTTTGGTGCTTGCCGGTAAACGCCAGCGGCTGACCTACACCTGCCAGCTCAACCTCTCCTTGTTCCCTTTTGATGTGCAACATTGCAACATCACATTTTCAACTCTGAGCTCGGACG GGAGATTTGTTAAACTGACGACATTCTCCAACGACGCAGTCCTGACTTCAGTTTCTATGAAAATCTTAATGACTCAAGGAGAATGGAAACTTCAAAGCATGAAAGTCTTGAAACAGAATCTGACAAATGAACAGACGTTCAGCAGCAACCTTGTGTACATG GTCACGCTCGAGAGGAAGCCCATGCTTTTCGTGGTAAACTTAATAATGCCGCTGTTCTTTTTGCTGGTCCTGGATTTGGCCTCCTTCTTCATTAGTGAGGCCCGAGGTGAAAAGCTGGGCTTCAAGGTCACCGTGCTCCTGTCCGTCTCCGTTTTACTGCTCATCCTTCAGGAAATTTTGCCGTCCACTGAAGATGACCTGCCGGCGATCG CGCAATATTTTGTTGGAGTCTTTACAATGATGTGGATGAGTACCCTAGAGACCATGGCGGTGAGCTTTATCATGGACCTTGATGGTTGCTGTGGAAAGAAGGCTCAAAGCTCTGTAGATGCCAACGTGGATATTCAGCTGGAAG AGCATGTTGCAGATGAAGATAAAGACGTGGGTAAAACAGAGGAGAGTCGGCTTCCTTCGGATCCGCCCGACGACTGTGATCTACTGAAGCTGATCCTGGACAAAGTGAAGGCGGTTCGACAGGAAGCCGAACATCAGGACAAGGACAAGACAAAGCCGGGACGCTTCAGAAAACTGGCTAAAATCATCGACACCGTCTTCTTTGTCTTATATATCTTAGTTATTGCAACTTTTCTGATGTACATGTACATGTTGTGGAGAAATCTTTTTTGA
- the LOC142371463 gene encoding 5-hydroxytryptamine receptor 3A-like has product MAALRTLAFLALAGVSSSQTSDCSYNGLLKHLNLSTSNEALAIMRPVKNWTTPTLVQLEMLLFGILDVDEKFQTVSLHISIHTYWKNEFLTWNSSEFCGIDLLTVKRSMLWIPDIAIQEDSSDTGTTQENPFAVLHPNGLVHVNARQRLTYTCQLNLFLFPFDVQRCNITFSSATSDEESIILAGVEDDTKSTRSPDEFLKFQGEWRLKSLEMIKYSFPRSNTSTSKLVYSVVLQRKPFLYIINLIMPLLYLLVLDLASFLVSEAGGEKLNFKVTVLLSIFFLLLILQDILHSTEENLPMIAIYCVSVFTLVWISVLETILVGLLIDSDGCCDKKEQKNLDAELDIQLEANSHKISLTEPAEEDPFKPDNSNLPPEPPGDLMRQILDKVKAARQEVRRSLDRDERNSGCYGRRAKIIDSVFFVLYLITVVIFHMSAFVIWMPNVFG; this is encoded by the exons ATGGCAGCTCTGAGGACTCTTGCTTTTCTCGCCTTAGCTG GTGTTTCCAGCAGTCAGACTTCAGACTGTTCATACAACGGCCTCCTGAAACACTTAAATCTGTCTACATCAAACGAAGCTCTGGCAATAATGCGACCTGTGAAAAACTGGACCACCCCCACGCTCGTCCAACTGGAGATGTTGTTGTTTGGCATCTTAGATGTG GATGAGAAGTTTCAAACTGTGTCTCTTCACATCTCCATCCACACG TATTGGAAAAATGAATTCCTGACGTGGAATTCCTCAGAGTTTTGTGGGATAGATTTGCTGACTGTCAAGAGATCAATGCTGTGGATCCCAGATATAGCCATCCAAGAGGA TTCCTCTGACACTGGGACGACCCAAGAGAATCCATTTGCCGTCTTGCATCCCAACGGTTTGGTGCACGTAAACGCACGCCAGCGGCTGACCTACACCTGCCAGCTCAACCTCTTCTTGTTCCCCTTCGATGTGCAACGTTGCAACATCACATTTTCCTCCGCGACCTCCGATG AGGAATCTATCATACTTGCAGGCGTCGAAGATGACACAAAGTCCACGAGATCGCCTGATGAGTTCTTGAAATTTCAGGGAGAATGGAGACTCAAAAGCTTAGAAATGATCAAATACAGTTTTCCCAGAAGTAATACATCTACTAGCAAGCTTGTCTACTCG GTCGTGCTCCAGAGGAAGCCGTTTCTTTACATTATCAATCTAATCATGCCCCTGCTGTATCTGCTGGTGCTGGATTTGGCCTCCTTCTTGGTCAGCGAGGCCGGAGGTGAAAAGCTGAACTTCAAAGTGACGGTGCTGCTGTCCATCTTTTTCTTGCTGCTGATTCTTCAGGACATTTTACATTCCACTGAAGAAAACCTGCCAATGATCG CCATCTACTGTGTGTCAGTCTTCACGTTGGTGTGGATAAGTGTCCTTGAGACCATCTTGGTGGGCTTATTAATCGACTCGGATGGTTGTTGTGATAAGAAAGAGCAAAAAAACCTAGATGCTGAATTGGATATTCAGCTGGAAGCAAACAGTCACAAAA TTTCACTAACAGAACCCGCTGAGGAAGACCCGTTTAAACCAGATAACAGCAACCTTCCTCCGGAGCCGCCCGGCGACCTGATGAGGCAAATCCTGGACAAAGTGAAGGCAGCTCGACAGGAGGTTAGAAGAAGTCTGGACAGAGATGAGAGAAACTCTGGATGCTACGGAAGAAGAGCTAAAATAATTGATTCTGTGTTCTTTGTGTTATATCTTATAACTGTTGTCATTTTTCATATGTCTGCTTTTGTAATTTGGATGCCAAATGTATTCGGGTGA
- the LOC142371461 gene encoding 5-hydroxytryptamine receptor 3A-like isoform X1, which translates to MNQCLICTFVWLCLSKRLYDLKGFAGAELKAHSHGSSEDSRFSCFRWVCCFPAGVSGSLTQDCSYHSLLKHFNLTTSNEVIEMVRPVRNWTSTTLIQLDMLLFGILDVDEKFQTVTNYVWIQMKWTNEFLRWNSSEFCGIDSLTLPRSKLWIPDVAIQQDASDTGSIQEDPLVRLNPSGLVLAGKRQRLTYTCQLNLSLFPFDVQHCNITFSTLSSDGRFVKLTTFSNDAVLTSVSMKILMTQGEWKLQSMKVLKQNLTNEQTFSSNLVYMVTLERKPMLFVVNLIMPLFFLLVLDLASFFISEARGEKLGFKVTVLLSVSVLLLILQEILPSTEDDLPAIAQYFVGVFTMMWMSTLETMAVSFIMDLDGCCGKKAQSSVDANVDIQLEEHVADEDKDVGKTEESRLPSDPPDDCDLLKLILDKVKAVRQEAEHQDKDKTKPGRFRKLAKIIDTVFFVLYILVIATFLMYMYMLWRNLF; encoded by the exons ATGAATCAATGTCTTATTTGCACTTTTGTGTGGCTGTGTTTGTCCAAGCGGCTGTACGATTTAAAAGGCTTTGCTGGAGCTGAGCTGAAGGCACACAGCCATGGCAGCTCTGAGGACTCTCGCTTTTCTTGCTTTCGTTG GGTTtgttgtttccctgcaggtgtTTCCGGCAGTCTCACCCAAGACTGCTCATACCACAGCCTGCTGAAACACTTCAACCTGACCACGTCGAATGAGGTCATAGAAATGGTGCGACCGGTGAGAAACTGGACGAGCACCACGCTCATCCAGCTGGACATGCTGCTCTTTGGTATTTTAGACGTG GATGAGAAATTTCAAACTGTCACCAATTACGTCTGGATTCAGATG AAATGGACAAATGAATTCCTAAGGTGGAATTCTTCTGAGTTTTGTGGGATAGACTCGCTGACGCTTCCGAGATCCAAGCTCTGGATCCCGGACGTAGCTATTCAGCAAGA TGCCTCTGATACTGGGAGTATTCAGGAGGATCCACTGGTCAGGTTGAATCCCAGCGGTTTGGTGCTTGCCGGTAAACGCCAGCGGCTGACCTACACCTGCCAGCTCAACCTCTCCTTGTTCCCTTTTGATGTGCAACATTGCAACATCACATTTTCAACTCTGAGCTCGGACG GGAGATTTGTTAAACTGACGACATTCTCCAACGACGCAGTCCTGACTTCAGTTTCTATGAAAATCTTAATGACTCAAGGAGAATGGAAACTTCAAAGCATGAAAGTCTTGAAACAGAATCTGACAAATGAACAGACGTTCAGCAGCAACCTTGTGTACATG GTCACGCTCGAGAGGAAGCCCATGCTTTTCGTGGTAAACTTAATAATGCCGCTGTTCTTTTTGCTGGTCCTGGATTTGGCCTCCTTCTTCATTAGTGAGGCCCGAGGTGAAAAGCTGGGCTTCAAGGTCACCGTGCTCCTGTCCGTCTCCGTTTTACTGCTCATCCTTCAGGAAATTTTGCCGTCCACTGAAGATGACCTGCCGGCGATCG CGCAATATTTTGTTGGAGTCTTTACAATGATGTGGATGAGTACCCTAGAGACCATGGCGGTGAGCTTTATCATGGACCTTGATGGTTGCTGTGGAAAGAAGGCTCAAAGCTCTGTAGATGCCAACGTGGATATTCAGCTGGAAG AGCATGTTGCAGATGAAGATAAAGACGTGGGTAAAACAGAGGAGAGTCGGCTTCCTTCGGATCCGCCCGACGACTGTGATCTACTGAAGCTGATCCTGGACAAAGTGAAGGCGGTTCGACAGGAAGCCGAACATCAGGACAAGGACAAGACAAAGCCGGGACGCTTCAGAAAACTGGCTAAAATCATCGACACCGTCTTCTTTGTCTTATATATCTTAGTTATTGCAACTTTTCTGATGTACATGTACATGTTGTGGAGAAATCTTTTTTGA